AATAATGATAAAATCAAGGTGCTGGCAATAACAGCAGTTGATGGTTCAGGAGGTACAGCAAAACCATTACATCCTTTATATGATGATTTTCACGACGCAAGAGCCGTGACAATTCGCTAGGGTATAACCGTTGAAATGAACCTGAATTCCGGGTATGAGGTGAAGTAGAAATATTCTTTTTGACTTTGTATCCGGAATTGAGGTCCAGGGTACATTATGTCTCAGACCAATCAGGTTTTTAGTTTCCCGGAACTTCAAGCGAATATCGATTCTGATAAAAGCATAAAGCACGTAAAAAAGAATTTAGAATACTATGAAAAGATATGCTATTGGCGCTGATATTGGTGGCAGCCATATCAGTTGCGCCCTGGTAGACATGGTTAAAGGGTGTATTGTTGAATCAAGTCGGGCGGAACGGAAGATCGATAATCAGTCTTCAGCCAATAATATTCTGAATGGGTGGGAAGAAGCCTTGAAACAGGCTATTACCGGGGTTGATCCGGACAGCTTGTCTGGAATTGGTTTTGCCATGCCTGGTCCGTTTGCTTATGACAAAGGGATTGCCCTATTCGAAAAAGTAGCCAAGTTTGAAAGTCTTTATGGGGTTAATGTACAACAGGAACTAGCTACCCGTTTGGAATTGTCGACAGAAGCTTCCCTGCGGTTTATGAATGATGCCTCTGCATTTGCGGTAGGCGAAGCCTGGCAGGGGCAAGCCATGGGAACGACGAAAAGTGTTTCGATCACGCTTGGAACTGGTTTTGGCTCGGCCTTCGTATTGGACGGTGTTCCGGTCGTGGAAGGTGATGGAGTTCCGGAGATGGGCTGTGTATGGCATCTTCCCTTCATGGAAGGTATTGCCGATGATTACTTTTCTACCCGTTGGTTCGTTGCCCGTTGGGCTGATATCTCCGGGGAAATAATTGCTGGTGTGAAAGA
This Prolixibacter sp. NT017 DNA region includes the following protein-coding sequences:
- a CDS encoding ROK family protein, with protein sequence MKRYAIGADIGGSHISCALVDMVKGCIVESSRAERKIDNQSSANNILNGWEEALKQAITGVDPDSLSGIGFAMPGPFAYDKGIALFEKVAKFESLYGVNVQQELATRLELSTEASLRFMNDASAFAVGEAWQGQAMGTTKSVSITLGTGFGSAFVLDGVPVVEGDGVPEMGCVWHLPFMEGIADDYFSTRWFVARWADISGEIIAGVKDVAEQAILGQLEARELFMEFGSNLGVFLGPWLKDFEAETLVIGGNVMGAWSLFGPAFKAELSSLKVETRVVSSGLREDAAIIGSARMLDSVYWRHIEPVLSKM